DNA sequence from the uncultured Ilyobacter sp. genome:
AAGCACTTAGATCTTGGGGGGGATATGGTGGGAAAATTTGTTCCTATTATACTTTCTTTTGTACAGTCAAAAGGCGGAGATGGTGTAAAGAGTATACTTGAAAAAGTAATGAAGTAGGAAAGATAAAAGGGGGCTCTCAGAGAGAGCCCCTATACTTATAATAGTCATCTAATTACTCTAACTTAGAAAAACTTCTGCTTTCCTCAATCTCTTCTACCAATTCCTCTATACTTATTCCTGGACAGTTGGCAGACATTGCCACAAGGGCCCCCTCTACTATAGGTGCATCTGCTATTATTATTTTTTCCTGCTGTTCAGGTTCTAAGAATTCTAAAGACATCTGAGCATTCATAACAGCACTTCCTAGATCACACAGAATTACCGCTCCATCCCCCTCATCAGCTTCTTGAATGGCATCGAGTATGATGTTTGGTTCAGTCCCGTAGTGGTCTCCTGAGGTACCGCTTCCGTTTACAACTTTAAATGGATAACTTTTCATTTCAGAAGTCAGGTTGATTATTTCTTGCCCTAAGTTTCTATTGTGAGACACAATGATGAGTCCTATCATGAATTCCTCCTAAATTATAAAACTTCTAAAATTGCTTCTAAGATCACTTTTGTAGACGTGGCACCAGG
Encoded proteins:
- the dhaM gene encoding dihydroxyacetone kinase phosphoryl donor subunit DhaM, with amino-acid sequence MIGLIIVSHNRNLGQEIINLTSEMKSYPFKVVNGSGTSGDHYGTEPNIILDAIQEADEGDGAVILCDLGSAVMNAQMSLEFLEPEQQEKIIIADAPIVEGALVAMSANCPGISIEELVEEIEESRSFSKLE